From Oncorhynchus nerka isolate Pitt River linkage group LG1, Oner_Uvic_2.0, whole genome shotgun sequence, the proteins below share one genomic window:
- the LOC115120501 gene encoding frizzled-5-like, which yields MEISHFPMATTVKPPLCGVVSWLLLSQLPLLAQAASKDIVCEPITVPMCKGIGYNLTYMPNQFNHDTQEEVGLEVHQFWPLVRIRCSPDLLFFLCSMYTPICLQDYKKPLPPCRSVCERAKRGCSPLMIQYGFEWPERMSCEQLPQLGDETLCMDQNSSETTTLAPSFPKPTPKGTRRRQPAPKPPAPQECDRDCRCRDPLVPIKKDSHPLYNRVHTGPVDNCAQPCHHPYFSQDERTFTTFWIGLWSILCFVSTLTTVATFLIDMERFQYPERPIIFLAACYLFVSLGYIIRLVAGHERVACAGSGDQQHILYDTTGPPLCTLVFLLIYFFSMASSIWWVVLSLTWFLAAGMKWGNEAIAGYSQYFHLAAWLIPSVKSIAVLALSSVDGDPVVGICYVGNQSLESLRGFVLAPLVVYLFTGSLFLLAGFVSLFRIRSIIKQGGTKTDKLEKLMIRIGLFTVLYTVPATIVVACLVYEQHYRPGWDRALSCSCQAERQRLGLGPDYAVFMLKYFMCLVVGITSGVWIWSGKTLESWRRFTARCCPCWVSKPTVPPSMYIEASTVLTGHTGAALPPGSYHKPAPPSHV from the coding sequence ATGGAAATATCCCACTTCCCCATGGCGACCACAGTCAAACCCCCTCTGTGTGGTGTCGTCAGCTGGCTGCTCCTCTCCCAGCTGCCCCTGCTCGCGCAGGCTGCATCCAAGGACATAGTGTGCGAGCCCATCACGGTTCCCATGTGTAAGGGCATTGGGTACAACCTCACCTACATGCCCAACCAGTTCAACCATGACACCCAGGAGGAGGTGGGGCTGGAGGTCCATCAGTTCTGGCCCTTAGTCCGCATCCGCTGCTCCCCAGACCTGCTCTTCTTCCTGTGTTCCATGTACACCCCTATCTGTCTGCAGGACTACAAGAAGCCCCTGCCCCCCTGCCGCTCTGTGTGTGAGCGGGCGAAGCGAGGCTGCTCCCCCCTCATGATCCAGTATGGTTTTGAGTGGCCAGAGAGGATGAGCTGTGAGCAGCTGCCTCAGCTGGGAGACGAGACTCTGTGTATGGACCAGAACAGTAGCGAGACCACCACCCTCGCCCCTTCCTTCCCCAAACCCACCCCCAAGGGCACCCGCCGCAGGCAGCCAGCCCCCAAGCCCCCCGCCCCCCAGGAGTGTGACCGGGACTGCCGCTGTCGGGACCCTCTGGTGCCCATCAAGAAAGACTCCCATCCCTTATACAACCGGGTCCACACTGGCCCTGTGGATAACTGTGCCCAGCCCTGCCACCACCCTTACTTCTCCCAGGATGAACGCACCTTCACCACCTTCTGGATCGGCCTGTGGTCCATCCTGTGCTTCGTCTCCACCCTGACCACTGTGGCCACCTTCCTCATCGACATGGAGCGCTTCCAGTACCCTGAGAGACCCATCATCTTCTTGGCTGCCTGCTACCTCTTTGTCTCCCTGGGCTACATTATACGACTAGTGGCGGGTCACGAGAGGGTGGCGTGCGCTGGGAGCGGAGACCAGCAGCACATCCTGTATGACACCACCGGCCCACCCCTGTGTACCCTGGTCTTCCTGCTCATCTACTTCTTCAGCATGGCCAGCTCCATCTGGTGGGTGGTGCTCTCCCTCACCTGGTTCCTGGCCGCGGGCATGAAGTGGGGCAATGAGGCGATTGCTGGTTACTCCCAGTACTTCCACCTGGCTGCCTGGCTGATCCCTAGTGTCAAGTCCATTGCGGTCCTCGCTTTGAGCTCTGTGGACGGAGACCCGGTGGTGGGGATCTGCTATGTGGGGAACCAGAGTCTGGAGAGCCTGCGGGGGTTTGTGTTAGCTCCCCTGGTGGTCTACCTCTTCACCGGCTCCCTGTTCCTCCTAGCGGGCTTTGTGTCTCTGTTCCGCATCCGCAGCATCATCAAACAGGGAGGGACCAAGACAGACAAACTGGAGAAGCTGATGATCAGGATTGGGTTGTTTACGGTGCTTTACACAGTTCCTGCTACTATAGTAGTAGCCTGCCTGGTGTACGAACAGCACTACAGGCCGGGCTGGGACCGGGCTCTATCCTGCTCCTGTCAGGCTGAGAGACAGAGGCTGGGCCTGGGGCCCGACTACGCCGTCTTCATGTTGAAGTACTTCATGTGTCTGGTGGTGGGCATCACGTCAGGGGTGTGGATCTGGTCTGGGAAGACCCTGGAGTCCTGGAGGAGGTTCACTGCTCGCTGCTGCCCCTGTTGGGTCTCCAAGCCCACCGTGCCCCCCTCCATGTACATTGAGGCCAGCACGGTCCTCACGGGACACACCGGGGCAGCTCTGCCACCAGGGTCCTACCACAAACCTGCCCCGCCCTCACACGTGTGA